In Xanthomonas sp. SI, the following are encoded in one genomic region:
- a CDS encoding cytochrome c-type biogenesis protein, which yields MNVPFALTLRGRPWTRPWLALLVLLLLAHALPAAAQAVDPLPFQDRQQELRFQRLTAQLRCLVCQNENLADSNATLARDLRHQVFAQLQAGRSDAQIKQYMVDRYSQFVLYDPPLAPATWLLWFGPLLFLLGGAAMVVVTLRRRAGAAAHAPPEQEPEEQW from the coding sequence ATGAACGTGCCCTTTGCACTGACGCTACGCGGCCGGCCATGGACCAGACCGTGGCTGGCGTTGCTGGTTTTGCTGCTGCTCGCCCACGCGTTGCCGGCAGCGGCGCAGGCGGTGGATCCGCTGCCGTTCCAGGACCGGCAGCAGGAACTGCGCTTCCAGCGCCTGACCGCGCAATTGCGCTGCCTGGTCTGCCAGAACGAGAACCTCGCCGACTCCAACGCCACGCTGGCGCGCGACCTGCGCCACCAGGTGTTCGCGCAGTTGCAGGCCGGTCGCAGCGACGCGCAGATCAAGCAGTACATGGTCGATCGCTACTCGCAGTTCGTGCTCTACGACCCGCCGCTGGCGCCGGCGACCTGGCTGCTGTGGTTCGGTCCGCTGCTGTTCCTGCTCGGCGGCGCGGCCATGGTCGTGGTCACGCTGCGGCGCCGGGCCGGCGCCGCGGCGCACGCGCCGCCGGAACAGGAGCCGGAA